ACTGGCTGTACATACTTCATCACCTCCtttttgtattgtatttattttctggAACATAATCTATATAAAATGTGTTTTATTGATGTTGTAAATGAATATATTCATACGTACTGTATATTGCGTAAATAAATGAAAAGCAAATACTGAGCCATCTTTGATGTTGTTTTAAAATAGTTGAATAACTGTGAACACGTTTGCCTTTTCAGTATTTATTTGTTCCTACCATACACAGCACAGTTCCAGTATGTATAAGTCTCTATACCTCACCTTAGCAGGTTGGGCTCAGTTCCATTCCAACGACCAACACAGTGAatgaaaaacatttaaaaatgagTATTGAAAGTGATGGACAATTAATTCCTTTCCTGAATAGACTTGAGTGGAAATGGAATTGACTTCCAGCCCTTCCATAGATTCAATTATACAAAATGATATAAATAACCCTCATAATTGAGGGCTCAGAGCCCTGCTACAAGTAAGCATTTTCCACATATAGGACAATTGACACGCACAGAAATGACCTTGGTACAGTACAACATTGGTGGAAATGTACATTTTCATCCTTTTAGTGGATTTCCAGGTTTTAAGACTCACCAAAGTATATCATGTCTATAGACCAGTGATTCCCAGATGGCAGGAGAGGGCTGAAATCTTTGGGTTGTGGCTGGAACGACTTGTTCTATTCTAGCTTTTAGTCAAAAAGGTTGAGTCAGTCAAAATGTGCCTCTATTCCTAAAGGTTTTTGTGAGTCATAAATGCTTGAGAACCACAGTTGTAAACAGCACAGTGCTGAGGGAAGCTTGGTCAAATGTTGGCTCATATCCACACCTCAGACACTCAGGTACTCTGGTGTATTTTCTCTATTTTCTTGGGAAACAACATTACCAGTGATGAGTATCACAGTACATCTGTATGGACTTGCAAAACACAGCATCCTGTAACAAGTCATTCCCTAGTAGTTGTCATGGAATAATGACAGAGAACTATACAGCGTTTCAATTCTTTTCCTTCATATCCAGACCTCCGTACTGCGCAGCTTGGATTTCCAGCCCTTCCCTTTTGCTCTTCAGaagctgtgtctctctgtctggagctCCTGGTTGTTGGGAAGCTGCAGCTCTGTCTCTATACCAGCATCAGGCTTCTTATTAAATGGGGAACAGTTCCCAGCACAGGTCCAGTCAGGCCGGTGGTCGACTACCAGATCCAAGTTCGGTAGCAGCGTCGTACTGGTGACATCCCTAAGGCCCAGAGGCGACATCAGTGAGGGGCTGTCAGGAAGAAAGTCTCCAAGGTTTCCTGCCCCCTACTCTACCCCATAATTCCCCCATGATCCTCCCTCCCTGAGCCTCACTGAGTGTCTGATCTTCTTCCATCCTAGATGATTAAGCTCCAGAAGGTTGAGGAGGATGCAGAAGAGACCCGCCAGAacatgaagaggaggaagatggtttTCTCTGTGGGCCGTGACACGTAGCAGTCCACGGGCTGCGTGCAGGGTGGGGCCTTGCAAAAGTGGAATGGCACTCGGAAGCCGAGGAGGAACCACTGGGCCATGACAAAGCCCACCTCCAGCAGCGCCCGGAGCACACATGGAACACGTAGTACTTGGAGAGGACGCCTCCggttcctcctccacctccaggaCCCCTGGTGCATTGTAGTGGCTATTTCTGTGGCATGCGAGCCTGGCCTGGGTTAGAGACGTGGCGGTGGTGGCTTCCAGTGGTGGCAGCTCCTTTGGAAGGCTCTGACTCTGGGCAGTGATTCCCTCCAAGACATTGGCCAAGCTGTGACCTAAGTGCCGGTGTGAACGGATGGAGCAGCTATCCGAGTCACAGCTCCAGTTGAATGCCTCTCgacctccatccttccccccgTCTCGAGGCAAGTCCCTTGGGTTAACCCCCTGGCCCTGCCCGCTGTGTCCCTGCGGCAGCTTCGACAGATTATGCCACGTATATATgataaaacagagagacggagtcgAGACGCTGATGATGTGGAAGACCCAGAAGCGCGGCTGTGAGATGGGCGCGAAGACATCATAGCAGACTGTGGCGCAGCCCGGCTGCAGGGTATTGCACACAAACATCTCCTGCTCATCGGCGTACACGTCCTCAGTCGCCACGGCAATGATGAGGAGGCGAAAGATCACCATGACGGTGAGCCAGAGGCGTCCAATCATGGTGGAGTGCTGGTGGACGGCGTCCAGGAGACGTTTGAGGAGCGTCCACTCCGTCATAATGGCCGTCTTCCTCTCAGAAAGTCAAGAGGATTCTAATACAGTGGAACACAGCGGTCTAGGAACACAGCGGTCTAGGAACACAGAGGTCTAGGAACACAGCGGTCTATGAACACAGAGTTCTAGGAACACAGCGGTCTAGGAACACAGAGGTCTAGGAACACAGAGGTCTAGGAACACAGAGGTCTATGAACACAGAGGTCTAGGAACACAGAGGTCTAGGAACACAGCGGTCTAGGAACACAGAGGTCTAGGAACACAGAGGTCTAGGAACACAGGAGGTCTAGGAACACAGCGGTCTAGGAACACAGTGGTCTAGGAACACAGCGGTCTAGGAACACAGCGGTCTAGGAACACAGCGGCCACAAGACACAGCTGTCTAGGAACACAGTGGTCTAGGAACAcagcggcctaggaacagcggtcTAGGAACACAGCGGTCCTAGGAACACAGCGGTCTCATCCACACTTCCATGCTCTTCCTTGGTTTTTTAGATCAGATATAGCACTGGATCCACTCTTCTTCTGGATGTACTGACACTTTTAGCACTCTGACCCGCTGGCGTCTCGGGGAAGAAGGAGGCTGCCTGGTGTAGCCTACAGTGGCATGTAAGCGCTTTGCACACTGAAAAGCGTTATGTAAAATCAATCAATTATAGTGTAGGCAGATCCAGTTCTCCTCTCCGCCAGTCCTGGATGTACAGGAAACAGGTGCTGTAGATCCACTGTAGCCCTGGATAGCTTGCCTGGAACACAGTGGTCAAAAGAGGGCAACACCTCCTTCATCCACCCTCCTGTGTTGTAGGTGTAATAAAGCCCTGGATGGTTTCCCCCTGTCTGTTCTGAAATACACCGCTCTGACTTGCAGCTCCAACACTCCTCTGGGTCCACTCCAACCCTGGCTGTCTTAGGAGGAAATACCTGAGGACAGTCACTCTGAGCTGGGGCTACAGCCTGGACCCACTCCAGTCTTGGACCCATTCTAACCTTGATTATTACTAGCATACAGACTTTATCCCCCTGCCCTAAAATATACAGCAATACACTGATCTCCTCTAGCACTGGCTGCCCCTTCAGCCAGGCCTCCTCTTGGGATATCCACGCCGTCCTGTAGCTGCACTGGAGTCCGGCTCCTCTGTAAATAGACAGGCAGccactctcctgtctcctgtctctgaacCAGAGTGGGATCATCTCGGCAAGTAAGTCATCTCCCGGCACTTCTTCAAAGATAAGGAATGATTCTAAACACCACACAAatgaatggacacacacacaaaaacagtctcacacacacacattcatagacGGACACAAAGGCACACATGTattttcaacacacacacacacacacacacacacacacacacacacacacaaaaacagtctcacacattcacacacggacacaaaggcacacacacacacacacacacacacacacacacacacacacacacacacacacacacacacacacacacacactgccagctGGACAAACGGCCACTTGACACCACTCCCATGGCatggcctctccctctctcttgtcttcagGGTTCCGTTTTAAACCCCCTTCTAGAGACTCTCCCTACTACTTTAGAGAGCTGGCTGATAATGCTGGCTGATGTACATTCTTTATAGATTACTCTGCGGCCTGAAGACATGGCAATGAGCAATGAGCTTGTCCATGAATGAACATCAATGTATAAATGTTACCCTGATACAGAATCCAAACAGAGGTATTTTTCGTTATCAAAGATTGAACATTTTAAAAGCATTTTTACACTTTTGACTTGAAGAAGGTGCTAACTCGATTTCTTGGAGCTTTGAGTACTGTTGGTTTATTTAGTTGAATACGCAAATAGTTTATTATATTTGTGTATTCATGTTTGCAATATCAACTTATAGATTATGAATGACTATAAAAAATGTTTCTGTCTCTTAGCAAATGTAACTATTTTGAACCCTTAGCTTACAAGATGGAAGCTTGTACAGAAACACCCTTTCAATGGGAAATGAATGTTGCTTTAGGATTGCAAATTCACTGGAGTATTTACCCGTATTCTCATCCTTATTCCAAGAGTCTCTAACCAGAATTTCTAGAATACTTAGGAATTTTGGAAGTGACTGGAATTGTGCAACCTTAGCTCGCTTACATTCTACCAAAAATAGAACGATTTAAAAAACAACGGAAAATGAAGTGAATGATATTTTATCTTCTGTCTTGTTGTTGTGGCTGCTCCTCTCTGATCACTAGCCAATCCTGTTATCAGTGCTTTAAGAGCCTTAGGTCTGCCACCATCAAATGACAGAGACCCCACAGATAAAACAGTCCCTGAaacgttgtctgtctgtctgtctaaccatgtctgtctgtctgtctgtctgtctgtctgtctgtctgtctgtctgtctgtctgtctgtctgtctgtctgtctgtctgtctgtctgtctgtctgtctgtctgtctgtctgtctgtctgtctgtctgtctgtctgtctgtctgtctagccatGTAtgactgggtctgtctgtctgggtctcagatctctctctctctctctctctctctctctctctctctctctctctctctctctctctctctctctctctctctctctctctctctctctctctctctctctgtctgtctagtctgtctgtctggctctgtctgtctgctctctgtctgtctgtctgtctgtctgtctgtctgtctgtctgtctgtctgtctgtctgtctgtctgtctgtctgtctgtctgtctgtctgtctgtctgtctgtctgtctgtctgtctgtctgtctgtctagccatGTAtgactgggtctgtctgtctgggtctcagctctctctgtctgttagtctgtctgtctgggtctcagctctctctgtgtgttagtctgtctgtctgggtctcagctctctctgtctgttagtctgtctgtctgggtctcagctctctgtctgtctgtctgtctgtctgtctgtctgtctgtctgtctgtctgtctgtctgtctgtctgtctgtctgtctgtctgtctgtctgtctgtctgtc
This Oncorhynchus gorbuscha isolate QuinsamMale2020 ecotype Even-year unplaced genomic scaffold, OgorEven_v1.0 Un_scaffold_5579, whole genome shotgun sequence DNA region includes the following protein-coding sequences:
- the LOC124029115 gene encoding gap junction gamma-1 protein-like, which translates into the protein MTEWTLLKRLLDAVHQHSTMIGRLWLTVMVIFRLLIIAVATEDVYADEQEMFVCNTLQPGCATVCYDVFAPISQPRFWVFHIISVSTPSLCFIIYTWHNLSKLPQGHSGQGQGVNPRDLPRDGGKDGGREAFNWSCDSDSCSIRSHRHLGHSLANVLEGITAQSQSLPKELPPLEATTATSLTQARLACHRNSHYNAPGVLEVEEEPEASSPSTTCSMCAPGAAGVPFHFCKAPPCTQPVDCYVSRPTEKTIFLLFMFWRVSSASSSTFWSLII